A single genomic interval of Alphaproteobacteria bacterium harbors:
- a CDS encoding ScpA family protein has product MEEPLNIDEMTAEARGNAAGGAGDLFLKLNAFEGPIDLLLMLAREQKVDLAQISVLALAEQYLSFVNEARKLRLEIAADYLVMAAWLAYLKSRLLIPAPPKAEEPTAIELAEALAFQLKRLEAMQKASGWLQDLPQEGRGFVFRGMREPDIKHIVPVYTLGLYDLLKAVKAPLQRNNQGEYRIAPTKLFSMEEARERMKKMLGFMPQWSELSLFMPEEWEDINLAQGDGSSEVVLRSALASTFAASLELAKQGVIELRQDGSFGSIYVRPVLNNGGAPTTEQQEQSGE; this is encoded by the coding sequence ATGGAAGAACCCCTAAATATTGATGAAATGACGGCCGAAGCGCGCGGCAATGCCGCTGGCGGGGCGGGTGACCTGTTTCTGAAATTGAACGCATTTGAAGGTCCGATTGACCTGTTGCTGATGTTGGCGCGCGAGCAAAAGGTTGATTTGGCGCAAATCTCCGTTCTGGCCTTGGCCGAGCAATATCTTTCATTCGTGAATGAAGCGCGTAAATTACGCCTCGAAATTGCTGCTGATTATCTCGTGATGGCAGCGTGGCTTGCTTACCTTAAATCACGGTTGCTAATTCCTGCGCCGCCAAAAGCTGAAGAACCCACCGCGATTGAATTGGCGGAAGCGCTGGCCTTCCAATTAAAACGTCTGGAAGCCATGCAAAAAGCATCCGGCTGGTTACAAGATTTGCCGCAGGAAGGCCGCGGCTTTGTATTCCGCGGTATGCGCGAGCCAGATATAAAACATATTGTGCCTGTGTACACACTTGGCCTTTATGATTTGCTGAAAGCTGTAAAGGCACCGTTGCAACGTAACAATCAGGGCGAATACCGCATCGCGCCAACCAAGCTATTCAGTATGGAAGAAGCGCGCGAACGCATGAAAAAAATGTTGGGCTTTATGCCGCAATGGTCGGAATTGAGCCTGTTTATGCCCGAAGAATGGGAAGACATAAATTTGGCCCAAGGCGATGGCAGTAGCGAAGTGGTGCTACGCTCCGCACTTGCTTCAACCTTTGCGGCCAGCCTTGAACTTGCAAAGCAAGGCGTGATTGAACTGCGTCAGGATGGAAGTTTTGGCTCTATTTACGTGCGTCCGGTATTAAATAATGGTGGTGCGCCAACAACAGAACAACAGGAACAGTCAGGTGA
- a CDS encoding glycoside hydrolase family 3 protein, with translation MLSSSSKDGEHKSDGRELNRDKPPKAMILGVSGIALTDAEKKFFAYSNPLGFILFQRNCVNPQQTKNLIKELRDAVGRPHAPILIDQEGGRVARLKPPHWPEFPPARMIGKMAEQSLDFGLEAAKINSQLIGIELAELGISVNCAPLADVLFNITDNAIGDRAYSSDVAIVSECARAAAEGLLWAGVLPVIKHIPGHGRTVVDPHHTQSVVKASTQELRDIDFAPFRALRDMPLGMTCHIIFEQFDKLPCSLSPVMHEIIRKEIGFDGLLMSDDLNMKGVFGRIEDLVINCLKAGSDIALHCNGNMSEMVLVSGACPAMTEQAMDRWDRAQLRLGTPPMFVDKGGLLDRLDMLLGVAAITS, from the coding sequence GTGTTATCATCAAGCAGTAAAGATGGCGAACATAAAAGCGATGGCCGCGAGTTAAATCGTGACAAGCCACCCAAGGCGATGATTTTGGGTGTTTCCGGTATTGCACTGACCGATGCTGAAAAAAAGTTTTTTGCGTATTCCAACCCGCTTGGATTTATTTTATTCCAACGCAATTGTGTAAACCCACAACAAACAAAAAATCTGATTAAAGAATTGCGTGATGCAGTCGGACGGCCGCATGCGCCGATCCTAATCGATCAGGAAGGCGGGCGTGTAGCGCGCCTGAAGCCGCCGCATTGGCCGGAATTTCCGCCCGCGCGCATGATTGGTAAAATGGCGGAGCAAAGTCTGGATTTCGGATTGGAAGCAGCCAAAATAAATTCACAACTTATCGGCATTGAGCTTGCCGAACTGGGTATCAGTGTAAACTGCGCACCGCTGGCGGATGTGCTTTTCAATATAACTGATAATGCGATTGGCGACCGCGCTTATTCATCAGATGTAGCAATTGTAAGTGAATGTGCCCGGGCAGCAGCAGAAGGCCTGTTATGGGCAGGTGTTTTGCCTGTGATTAAACATATTCCGGGGCATGGCCGCACAGTTGTTGATCCGCATCATACGCAATCAGTTGTGAAGGCCAGCACGCAAGAATTGCGCGATATTGATTTTGCGCCATTCCGTGCACTGCGTGATATGCCACTGGGTATGACATGCCATATTATTTTTGAACAGTTTGATAAATTGCCGTGTAGTCTTTCGCCGGTGATGCATGAAATTATCCGCAAAGAAATTGGCTTTGATGGTTTGCTCATGTCGGATGATTTGAATATGAAGGGCGTTTTTGGACGGATTGAAGATTTGGTGATTAATTGTTTAAAGGCAGGCAGCGATATTGCACTTCATTGCAATGGTAATATGTCGGAGATGGTGCTGGTTTCAGGGGCGTGCCCAGCCATGACCGAGCAGGCAATGGATAGGTGGGATAGGGCACAATTACGCCTTGGTACACCGCCTATGTTTGTGGATAAGGGTGGTCTTTTAGACCGTTTAGACATGCTTTTAGGTGTTGCGGCCATCACGAGTTAA
- the argS gene encoding arginine--tRNA ligase produces MTIYEHIKTLLKRTLVETAAGIGWVLPAELPDFTVEAPRDPKHGDIATNLAMTLTKLIGKPPRVIADAMVEALKKDSSYTSVEVAGPGFINLRLASSIWQEQLKTILNAGTHYGDLKLGNHEKVCIEYVSANPTGPMHAGHVRGAVFGDALSNLMQKAGYDVTREYYFNDAGTQVDVLARTVHLRYREALGESIGEIPAGLYPGDYLKPVAEKLVARDGKKWLGELEQVWLQPIREFAVAEMMQAIREDLKMIGIKHDVFSNERDVIENGTLDKVFKALEDKGLIYVGTLPPPRGKEMEDWKPEPLTLFRSSQFGDSSDRSLKKRDGTWSYIMPDIAYHYTKIQRGFKLMINVLGADHGGYLERMRPAIAAISDGSAKLDVLFCQMVKVFNNGEAVKLSKRSGNIITLREMVEEVGADSVRFTILTRSFDSQFEFDFAKTKEQSRDNPVFYIQYAHARCYSVFRKAAELFPKADISVNALSKLDLNMLTSEDDIALIRFLCNWPKMVEAAAQTREPHRISFYLYELAGHFHSFWNKGKDDAQLRFIIEDNLPLTMARLALLKGITTVIASGLAVIGVKPLEEMR; encoded by the coding sequence ATGACGATTTACGAACACATCAAAACCCTTTTGAAGAGAACGCTGGTGGAAACTGCCGCAGGCATTGGCTGGGTATTACCTGCTGAACTTCCCGATTTTACAGTTGAAGCGCCGCGCGACCCAAAGCATGGCGATATCGCAACCAATTTGGCGATGACGCTAACCAAACTTATTGGCAAGCCACCGCGCGTGATAGCCGATGCGATGGTGGAAGCTTTAAAAAAAGATAGCTCATATACATCAGTCGAAGTTGCTGGCCCGGGTTTTATCAATCTGCGTCTGGCATCATCCATTTGGCAGGAACAACTGAAAACCATTTTGAATGCCGGAACGCATTACGGCGATTTGAAATTGGGCAATCATGAAAAAGTTTGCATCGAATATGTTTCGGCAAATCCAACCGGCCCGATGCATGCGGGCCATGTTCGCGGCGCGGTGTTTGGTGATGCATTATCAAACCTAATGCAAAAAGCGGGTTATGATGTAACGCGCGAATATTACTTTAATGATGCGGGAACGCAGGTCGATGTGCTCGCTAGAACCGTACATCTGCGCTACCGCGAAGCACTCGGCGAAAGCATCGGCGAGATCCCCGCAGGCCTTTACCCAGGTGATTATTTAAAGCCCGTTGCTGAAAAGTTGGTGGCTAGAGATGGTAAAAAGTGGTTGGGCGAATTGGAGCAAGTATGGTTGCAACCCATTCGTGAATTTGCGGTTGCTGAAATGATGCAGGCTATTCGTGAAGATTTAAAAATGATTGGCATCAAGCATGATGTGTTCAGTAATGAACGCGATGTCATTGAAAACGGCACGCTAGATAAAGTGTTCAAGGCGTTGGAAGATAAAGGGTTGATTTACGTTGGCACTTTGCCGCCACCACGCGGCAAGGAAATGGAAGATTGGAAGCCCGAACCACTGACGTTGTTTCGTTCATCACAATTTGGGGACAGCAGCGATCGTTCATTAAAAAAACGCGACGGTACGTGGTCGTATATTATGCCTGACATTGCGTATCATTATACGAAGATCCAGCGTGGATTTAAATTGATGATCAATGTGCTGGGCGCGGATCACGGCGGATATTTAGAACGCATGCGCCCCGCGATTGCCGCGATTTCGGATGGCAGCGCAAAACTGGATGTACTGTTTTGCCAGATGGTGAAGGTATTTAATAACGGCGAAGCCGTTAAGCTTTCCAAGCGTTCGGGAAATATCATCACGCTGCGTGAAATGGTGGAGGAGGTGGGGGCGGATAGCGTGCGCTTTACCATTTTAACGCGCAGTTTTGACAGCCAGTTCGAATTCGATTTTGCCAAAACCAAGGAACAATCACGCGACAATCCCGTATTCTATATTCAATACGCGCATGCGCGCTGCTATTCGGTATTCAGAAAAGCGGCAGAATTATTTCCTAAAGCCGACATAAGCGTTAATGCGCTGTCCAAGCTTGATTTGAATATGCTGACTAGTGAAGATGATATCGCGCTCATTCGCTTTCTGTGCAATTGGCCAAAAATGGTGGAGGCTGCTGCGCAAACACGCGAGCCGCATCGCATCAGTTTTTACCTTTATGAACTTGCTGGCCATTTCCATTCATTTTGGAATAAAGGCAAGGATGATGCGCAGCTTCGCTTTATAATTGAAGATAATTTACCGCTCACGATGGCAAGGCTTGCTTTGCTGAAGGGAATAACTACTGTAATTGCCAGCGGCCTTGCCGTGATTGGCGTTAAGCCGTTAGAGGAGATGCGTTGA
- a CDS encoding deoxyguanosinetriphosphate triphosphohydrolase, translating to MPELAPFATHPDKSRGRLFAQSASPTRGPFQRDRDRIIHSSAFRRLRNKTQVFIANEGDYFRTRLTHSLEVAQIARAIARVLNVDEDLAEAMALAHDLGHTCFGHAGEKALNECMKPYGGFYHNDQTFRLVTILEKKYAAFDGLNLTWEMLEGVAKHNGPLVGDKIPPTIKAFQNQFDLELGSYAGIEAQIAALSDDIAYNTHDFDDGFNADMFTMDELAALPIFDAIVKETRARYPNIEERRLMNEIVREAIGVLVADLLAETKSRLAKLAPKSAEDIRGSNQPVVAFSEKVESNLNVLRDFLFTHMYRAEKVKIMNRQADQLVKGLFDSFFNNPSLLPVSWVERFADKTTLEDLPSRARIVADYIAGMTDSFAVLEFKRLHPDKQL from the coding sequence ATGCCTGAATTAGCCCCATTTGCAACGCATCCCGACAAAAGCCGTGGTCGCCTTTTTGCCCAAAGCGCCAGCCCGACCCGCGGCCCGTTCCAGCGCGACCGTGACCGGATTATTCATTCCAGCGCGTTTCGTCGCCTGCGCAATAAAACGCAAGTATTCATTGCCAATGAAGGCGATTATTTCCGTACGCGTTTGACGCATTCATTAGAAGTCGCACAAATCGCGCGTGCTATCGCGCGGGTTTTGAATGTGGATGAAGATCTGGCGGAAGCGATGGCGTTGGCGCATGATTTGGGGCATACCTGTTTTGGGCATGCGGGCGAAAAAGCATTGAACGAATGCATGAAACCCTATGGCGGATTTTATCATAACGACCAGACTTTTCGCCTGGTCACGATTTTGGAAAAGAAATATGCTGCGTTCGATGGGTTGAACCTGACATGGGAAATGTTGGAAGGTGTTGCGAAACACAATGGCCCGTTGGTGGGCGATAAAATTCCGCCGACCATCAAGGCATTTCAAAACCAATTCGATCTGGAACTTGGCAGCTATGCAGGAATCGAGGCGCAGATCGCCGCGCTTTCGGACGATATCGCTTATAACACCCATGATTTTGATGACGGGTTTAACGCGGATATGTTCACCATGGATGAACTGGCGGCATTACCGATTTTCGATGCGATTGTAAAAGAAACGCGCGCACGCTATCCGAATATTGAGGAGCGCCGTTTGATGAATGAAATTGTACGCGAGGCAATAGGCGTCTTGGTTGCCGATTTGTTGGCGGAAACCAAATCACGTTTAGCAAAGCTTGCCCCCAAAAGCGCGGAAGATATTCGCGGCTCGAACCAGCCCGTGGTGGCATTCAGCGAGAAAGTGGAAAGTAACCTGAATGTGCTACGTGATTTTTTATTCACGCACATGTACCGCGCTGAAAAAGTAAAGATCATGAATCGGCAGGCGGACCAGCTGGTGAAAGGGCTGTTTGATTCCTTTTTTAACAACCCGTCATTATTGCCTGTGTCATGGGTTGAGCGTTTTGCCGATAAAACAACACTTGAAGACTTGCCCAGCCGCGCCAGAATAGTCGCAGATTATATTGCGGGGATGACGGATAGCTTTGCTGTGTTGGAATTCAAACGGCTACATCCGGATAAACAATTATAA
- the fumC gene encoding class II fumarate hydratase, translating into MSAVAATTKNTSVRSETDSFGPIDVPSDKYWGAQTQRSLQNFKIGGQRMPEALIRAFGILKKAAAETNMELGALDKSLCDGICKAADEVINGKLEGHFPLVVWQTGSGTQTNMNVNEVISNRAIEIMGGVVGSKKPVHPNDHVNMGQSSNDSFPTAMHIAAAMEIVNSLLPALAHLHGALNKKAKEFEHIVKIGRTHLQDATPVTLGQEFSGYAMQVHLSMARAKECLYRIYPLAQGGTAVGTGLNCKKGFAELFAKKVAAMTGLPFITAPNKFEAMAAHDAMVEASGVMNTIAVSFMKIANDIRLLGSGPRCGIGEISLPENEPGSSIMPGKVNPTQSEAMTMVCAQVMGNHVAVSIGGSNGHFELNVFKPVIIHNLLQSIRLLADSANSFTDNCVVGITANEDRIKKIVNESLMLVTALNPHIGYDNAAKIAKKAHAEGKTLKEVALELGLLTAEKFDQVVRPEQMVGEK; encoded by the coding sequence ATGTCCGCAGTTGCTGCTACCACCAAAAACACATCCGTCCGCTCTGAAACCGATAGCTTCGGCCCGATTGATGTACCTTCCGATAAATATTGGGGTGCGCAAACACAGCGCAGCTTGCAGAATTTCAAAATCGGCGGTCAACGTATGCCCGAAGCGCTTATCCGCGCATTCGGCATTTTGAAAAAAGCTGCTGCTGAAACCAATATGGAACTTGGCGCGTTGGACAAATCATTGTGCGATGGTATCTGCAAAGCAGCTGATGAAGTCATCAACGGCAAATTGGAAGGTCACTTCCCATTGGTTGTGTGGCAAACGGGTTCGGGCACGCAAACCAATATGAATGTAAACGAAGTAATTTCCAATCGCGCTATTGAAATCATGGGCGGGGTTGTGGGCAGCAAAAAACCCGTCCACCCGAACGACCATGTGAATATGGGCCAATCATCGAATGATAGTTTCCCAACCGCCATGCACATTGCCGCGGCGATGGAGATTGTGAACAGCCTACTCCCTGCGCTTGCCCATTTGCATGGCGCACTGAATAAAAAAGCCAAGGAATTTGAGCATATCGTCAAAATCGGCCGCACCCATTTGCAGGATGCAACGCCCGTAACATTGGGTCAGGAATTTTCCGGCTATGCGATGCAGGTCCATTTATCGATGGCACGCGCAAAGGAATGCCTCTATCGCATTTATCCACTCGCCCAAGGTGGAACAGCCGTAGGCACAGGTTTGAACTGCAAAAAAGGTTTTGCCGAATTATTCGCCAAGAAGGTTGCGGCGATGACCGGCCTGCCCTTCATTACAGCGCCTAATAAATTCGAAGCAATGGCTGCGCATGACGCAATGGTTGAAGCATCCGGCGTGATGAACACCATCGCCGTATCATTCATGAAGATTGCCAATGATATTCGGTTGCTGGGTTCAGGCCCACGTTGCGGTATTGGTGAAATCAGCCTGCCCGAAAACGAACCCGGTTCGTCAATTATGCCCGGCAAGGTAAACCCCACCCAATCCGAAGCCATGACCATGGTCTGCGCACAAGTCATGGGCAACCATGTTGCGGTTAGCATTGGAGGCTCCAACGGGCATTTCGAATTGAACGTCTTTAAACCGGTTATCATCCACAATTTGCTGCAATCCATTCGTTTATTGGCTGACAGCGCAAATAGCTTCACCGATAATTGCGTGGTAGGCATCACCGCGAACGAAGACCGCATCAAAAAAATCGTGAACGAAAGCTTGATGCTCGTTACCGCACTCAACCCCCATATCGGTTATGACAATGCCGCAAAAATTGCCAAGAAAGCACACGCCGAAGGCAAGACCTTGAAGGAAGTTGCGCTGGAACTTGGCCTGCTGACGGCAGAAAAGTTTGACCAAGTCGTTCGTCCGGAGCAAATGGTTGGCGAGAAATAG
- a CDS encoding ribbon-helix-helix domain-containing protein: MRLKKHSLTLRGHRTSISLEEIFWAQLQLIAKKQNQSVQELIESIDKKRSGNLSSAIRVYIVETLLKI; this comes from the coding sequence GTGCGCCTTAAAAAGCATTCCCTTACGCTGCGCGGGCACCGAACCAGCATTAGCTTGGAAGAAATTTTCTGGGCGCAGTTGCAACTGATTGCCAAAAAACAAAATCAATCGGTTCAGGAATTGATTGAAAGCATCGATAAAAAGCGCAGCGGAAATCTTTCCAGCGCGATCCGCGTTTATATTGTTGAGACACTGCTCAAGATTTAA
- a CDS encoding DUF1192 domain-containing protein, translating to MDLEDFEPRKQKPKPKDLSAISVGDLEEYIAMLEGEIARVREEIARKQSHKSAAAAFFKS from the coding sequence ATGGATTTAGAAGATTTCGAACCCCGTAAACAAAAGCCAAAACCCAAAGATTTATCAGCCATATCGGTTGGGGATTTGGAAGAATATATCGCCATGCTGGAAGGGGAGATCGCGCGGGTGCGCGAGGAAATTGCGCGCAAGCAATCCCATAAATCTGCGGCCGCCGCGTTTTTTAAATCTTGA
- a CDS encoding diguanylate cyclase — MKLDNLTPEQQKEWHAMQRENELLKEKLRQMEVAGAGEATTILPRPEFIREIARLVAHDERYGGISSLLVLSFNGLLESKPTLGNLTYGAVTIAISDCILSNVRSCDLVGRTGSNDFSIMLTRCKIMDAEKKAQALVTAIKTKLDPLLQNKAAIGLSYTVSILNSRDDVKKA, encoded by the coding sequence ATGAAGCTGGATAACCTTACGCCAGAACAGCAAAAAGAATGGCACGCCATGCAGCGTGAAAACGAACTGCTGAAGGAAAAGCTTCGCCAGATGGAGGTCGCCGGCGCCGGTGAAGCAACCACAATCCTTCCGCGGCCTGAATTCATTCGTGAAATTGCGCGCCTTGTTGCCCATGATGAACGCTATGGTGGTATCTCCAGCCTATTGGTGCTTAGTTTTAACGGCCTGCTTGAATCAAAGCCCACGCTTGGCAATTTAACTTATGGCGCTGTTACCATCGCTATATCGGACTGTATTCTTTCAAACGTGCGTTCATGCGATCTGGTCGGACGAACCGGCAGTAATGATTTCAGCATCATGCTCACCCGCTGCAAAATTATGGATGCCGAAAAAAAAGCACAAGCGCTCGTCACGGCCATCAAGACAAAGCTTGATCCTTTGCTTCAGAACAAGGCTGCCATCGGGCTAAGTTATACGGTAAGTATTTTGAACAGCCGGGATGATGTGAAGAAAGCTTAA
- a CDS encoding DUF465 domain-containing protein — MDHLNQLRDRLSALKQEHRDLDDILTRLEEAYPRDELQMRRLKKRKLQLKDDIVKIEGMLIPDIIA; from the coding sequence ATGGACCACCTAAACCAATTGCGTGACAGGCTTTCGGCGTTAAAGCAGGAGCATCGCGACCTTGATGATATCCTTACTCGTCTTGAGGAAGCCTACCCGCGTGACGAGCTGCAAATGCGCCGTCTAAAAAAGCGCAAGCTACAACTGAAAGATGATATTGTGAAGATCGAGGGAATGCTCATCCCTGATATTATTGCTTAA
- a CDS encoding ATP-dependent 6-phosphofructokinase, with protein sequence MAELSKQPPKKLGLLTSGGDCAGLNAVIRAVVTHAIRHYGWEVIGICEGTHGLIYSPPHIVPLTIDKMDSELLRRGGTILGTTNKGDPFAFPTPIGKKDLSDDILRGFKGLGLDMLIGVGGDGSLSILKRLADKGGIKLIGIPKTIDNDVGATEMSVGFSTAVDIATEALDRLQPTAASHNRVMVLEVMGRDAGHIALHCGIAGGADVILMPEIPYDIDKVAEHINTIRKNGRNFSLVIVSEAVTTKTGKKISKVFSDQQKRLGGIGDYIGQQIAEKCQAEVRVTVLGHVQRGGQPSAQDRVIASAMGVHAVDCLAQGKHDRMVCWRYRRVEDVPLAEAIATYRDVELDGPLVATARALGICLGD encoded by the coding sequence ATGGCTGAACTATCCAAACAACCACCTAAGAAACTGGGGCTTTTGACCAGTGGCGGCGACTGCGCGGGGCTTAATGCCGTCATTCGCGCTGTGGTCACCCATGCGATACGCCATTATGGTTGGGAAGTTATTGGTATATGCGAAGGCACACATGGCCTTATCTACAGCCCGCCGCATATTGTGCCGCTCACCATCGATAAGATGGACAGTGAATTACTCCGCCGTGGTGGCACGATTCTGGGAACAACCAACAAGGGGGACCCCTTCGCCTTTCCTACCCCCATCGGCAAAAAAGATTTATCGGATGATATCCTGCGCGGCTTCAAAGGGCTTGGGCTAGATATGCTGATCGGGGTTGGCGGCGATGGAAGTCTAAGCATTTTAAAACGGCTTGCTGACAAGGGCGGTATCAAGCTGATTGGCATTCCCAAAACTATCGATAACGACGTGGGCGCAACCGAAATGTCGGTTGGGTTTTCAACCGCGGTTGATATTGCAACCGAAGCGTTAGACCGCCTGCAACCCACTGCCGCAAGCCATAACCGCGTGATGGTGCTGGAGGTCATGGGCCGTGATGCTGGGCACATTGCCCTACACTGCGGTATTGCCGGCGGCGCAGACGTTATTCTGATGCCAGAAATTCCCTATGACATCGATAAAGTTGCAGAACACATCAATACCATCCGCAAAAATGGGCGCAATTTTTCACTGGTAATCGTATCTGAAGCTGTGACCACAAAAACCGGAAAAAAAATCAGCAAAGTATTTTCCGACCAACAAAAGCGCCTGGGCGGTATCGGCGATTACATTGGTCAACAGATTGCAGAAAAATGCCAGGCCGAAGTGCGCGTAACGGTGCTTGGCCATGTGCAGCGTGGTGGCCAACCCAGCGCGCAAGACCGCGTTATTGCATCTGCCATGGGTGTACATGCGGTCGATTGTCTGGCACAAGGCAAGCATGACCGTATGGTGTGCTGGCGCTATCGCCGAGTGGAAGATGTACCGCTTGCCGAAGCCATTGCGACGTATCGTGATGTAGAACTGGATGGCCCGCTGGTTGCGACCGCTCGCGCGCTCGGTATCTGTCTTGGCGATTGA
- a CDS encoding DUF465 domain-containing protein, whose amino-acid sequence MALGQRIVALHKRHEWLDEVLTEEMHHPHPDEIRMAQIKKSKLRVKDEIQQLEKMEGRYLRAISTEEQFQKKAVRH is encoded by the coding sequence ATGGCATTAGGTCAGCGTATAGTAGCCTTACACAAACGTCACGAATGGTTAGATGAAGTTTTAACAGAGGAAATGCACCACCCACACCCAGACGAAATCAGAATGGCCCAGATAAAAAAATCGAAGCTGCGTGTGAAGGACGAAATTCAACAACTTGAAAAAATGGAAGGCCGCTATCTTCGTGCGATTAGCACCGAAGAACAATTTCAGAAAAAAGCAGTGAGGCACTAG